Proteins co-encoded in one Kribbella qitaiheensis genomic window:
- a CDS encoding beta strand repeat-containing protein gives MSAFRTPRHRLTWLIAALITTLIGIAIGITNGTSAFAAGSVSSVTFTGSTLVAKAPANWTVGFTTSNGQGSLAAGGTITATFDPAFTVTGGLSVTLGSTFVGCSATASGSSSGAITVVLTGNPCALAKATSASLTITGIVNPLPGSYANTTFSVATSSDTTAVSPSAGVTTAAGTATQFAFTQQPAGAVSGTAFTTQPKVAVQDAFGNTVTTDNTVVTLSITSGTPSAGGPGVLSGCTSVRSGGVSTFSGCKINTAGTSYRLHAAGTSLTSGDSAAFNVTSGPAAQLAFTTAPPAAGTAGSALPTFRVSVEDASGDPVTTGSGSTDIITLSIASGPPGGTFNGGTTSVSAVAGVATFSGVVFNTAGSYTLTASDATAGHTGFTTATSGAIVISPQGGSRLVFVQGPSSVFAGSTMSPAVTVQLQDSNGNAVSTSGVSVTLALSSGVVDGGASATTNSSGRATFSGVVINTAAVALTMTASSAGLTATAASAPFNVTVAVSNGAALTDAASDGGAGVKTVAYYYCTGYTGACTSASWTSIGSSTTAAGNYPVTWNAQPANGAYRLVVVGTDNVTNVSQPSQSIPVTVSN, from the coding sequence ATGAGCGCCTTCAGAACCCCGAGGCACCGCCTAACCTGGCTGATCGCCGCCCTGATCACAACCCTGATCGGCATAGCTATCGGCATCACCAACGGCACCTCCGCCTTCGCTGCCGGCAGCGTCAGCAGTGTTACCTTCACCGGATCGACGCTGGTAGCTAAGGCACCAGCTAACTGGACCGTGGGATTCACGACCAGCAACGGGCAGGGCTCGCTCGCCGCCGGCGGCACCATCACCGCCACGTTTGATCCGGCCTTCACTGTCACGGGCGGCCTGAGCGTAACTCTGGGTTCCACCTTCGTTGGCTGCTCGGCGACGGCGAGCGGATCTTCCTCAGGTGCAATCACGGTGGTCCTGACGGGCAATCCATGTGCACTTGCGAAAGCCACCTCCGCAAGTCTCACGATCACAGGGATCGTCAATCCACTCCCAGGTTCCTACGCGAACACGACCTTCAGCGTTGCCACGTCTAGCGACACAACGGCCGTCTCACCGTCCGCAGGAGTGACCACAGCCGCTGGTACGGCCACGCAGTTCGCGTTCACCCAACAGCCGGCAGGTGCGGTCAGCGGTACCGCATTCACTACTCAGCCGAAGGTGGCTGTGCAAGATGCCTTTGGCAACACTGTGACCACCGACAACACAGTTGTGACTCTGTCCATCACGTCGGGCACGCCGAGTGCTGGCGGGCCAGGAGTACTTAGTGGCTGCACCTCTGTGAGATCCGGTGGGGTGTCCACCTTCTCCGGGTGCAAGATCAACACGGCCGGGACGTCGTACCGGCTGCACGCCGCGGGCACCTCTCTGACGTCGGGCGACAGCGCGGCGTTCAACGTGACGTCGGGGCCGGCGGCACAGTTGGCCTTCACCACCGCGCCGCCTGCAGCCGGTACCGCCGGATCAGCATTGCCGACCTTCCGGGTATCCGTTGAGGACGCCTCGGGCGATCCGGTCACAACCGGAAGCGGATCGACCGACATCATTACGTTGAGCATTGCCAGTGGACCGCCCGGGGGCACCTTCAACGGGGGAACCACCAGCGTGTCCGCGGTAGCAGGTGTGGCGACTTTCAGCGGCGTCGTGTTCAACACGGCAGGCAGTTACACGCTGACGGCCTCGGACGCGACGGCCGGTCATACCGGCTTCACCACTGCGACGAGTGGTGCAATCGTGATCAGCCCGCAGGGCGGCAGCAGGCTTGTGTTTGTTCAAGGGCCGTCGTCTGTGTTTGCTGGATCGACTATGTCGCCTGCGGTCACGGTGCAGCTTCAGGACTCCAACGGGAATGCGGTGAGCACGTCCGGGGTCAGTGTCACGTTGGCGTTGTCTTCCGGGGTCGTTGATGGGGGGGCTTCGGCGACCACCAACAGCTCGGGGCGGGCTACCTTCAGTGGGGTTGTCATCAACACTGCGGCAGTGGCGCTCACTATGACGGCGTCGTCTGCTGGGCTTACCGCGACTGCGGCATCCGCGCCGTTCAACGTGACCGTTGCTGTGAGCAACGGAGCGGCGCTCACCGATGCGGCCAGCGACGGCGGAGCCGGTGTGAAAACGGTCGCGTACTACTACTGCACGGGTTACACCGGCGCGTGCACTAGTGCGAGCTGGACGTCGATCGGCTCCTCGACCACAGCGGCGGGGAACTACCCCGTGACATGGAACGCCCAGCCGGCCAACGGTGCATATCGTCTCGTGGTGGTGGGGACGGACAACGTCACCAACGTGAGCCAGCCCAGCCAGTCCATCCCTGTCACCGTCTCCAACTAG
- a CDS encoding ArgE/DapE family deacylase: MTSEIEKAVLAAVDDQRIVDDLRTLIRIPSVDGTAAEVDVQAWCAERFEQLGLTVDHWEIDLPSITADADFPGMEVERSEAWGCVGTLGDGGTTPGLILNGHTDVVPTGDPSLWPDGDPFSARISDGIMWGRGTCDMKGGLAAIIGAVAAIAAAGISLKKPLAVHTVVGEEDGGIGAFATLKRGHTGEACLIAEPTAGGVIPANAGSLTFRLELTGLATHGSTRTRGVSAIEKFEPIHHALQALEAERNRDPHPLLKHLDLANPLSVGTIQAGDWASTVPDLLVAEGRYGVRLGEPVAEARQAFERAIAEACAKDAWLSDHPVQVSWPGGIFASGLLPEGDPLLDDILRAATEAGAEAPEVKGGPYGSDLRQYTGAGIPTLQYGPGDVRYAHAVDEHVALAEVLHCARAYALLAVRRCA; the protein is encoded by the coding sequence ATGACCTCCGAGATCGAAAAGGCCGTGCTGGCCGCCGTCGACGACCAGCGGATCGTCGACGATCTGCGGACCTTGATCCGCATCCCGAGCGTGGACGGCACCGCGGCCGAGGTCGACGTACAGGCCTGGTGTGCGGAGCGGTTCGAACAACTAGGGCTGACGGTCGACCACTGGGAGATCGACCTCCCGTCGATCACCGCCGACGCCGACTTCCCCGGCATGGAGGTCGAGCGGTCCGAGGCGTGGGGCTGCGTGGGCACGCTGGGCGATGGCGGAACGACGCCGGGTTTGATCCTGAACGGCCACACGGATGTGGTGCCGACCGGCGATCCGAGCCTGTGGCCGGATGGCGATCCGTTCTCGGCGCGCATCTCCGACGGGATCATGTGGGGCCGCGGGACGTGCGACATGAAGGGCGGCCTGGCCGCGATCATCGGAGCCGTCGCCGCGATCGCCGCTGCCGGAATCAGCCTGAAGAAGCCGCTGGCCGTGCACACCGTGGTGGGCGAGGAGGACGGCGGCATCGGCGCGTTCGCGACGTTGAAGCGCGGCCATACCGGCGAGGCCTGCCTGATCGCGGAACCGACCGCGGGCGGGGTGATCCCGGCCAACGCGGGCTCGCTGACGTTCCGGCTGGAGCTCACCGGCCTCGCGACGCACGGCTCGACCCGGACCCGGGGCGTCAGTGCGATCGAGAAGTTCGAGCCGATCCACCATGCGCTGCAGGCGCTGGAGGCCGAGCGCAACCGCGATCCGCATCCCCTGCTGAAGCACCTCGACCTGGCCAACCCGTTGTCGGTCGGCACCATCCAGGCCGGCGACTGGGCCAGCACCGTGCCGGATCTGCTCGTCGCGGAAGGACGGTACGGCGTACGCCTGGGTGAGCCGGTCGCCGAGGCGCGGCAAGCCTTCGAACGAGCCATCGCCGAAGCCTGCGCCAAGGACGCGTGGCTGAGCGATCACCCGGTCCAGGTGAGTTGGCCGGGTGGGATCTTCGCGTCCGGTCTGCTTCCGGAGGGCGATCCGCTGCTCGACGACATCCTGCGCGCGGCTACCGAGGCCGGGGCCGAGGCGCCAGAGGTGAAGGGCGGACCCTACGGTTCGGATCTGCGCCAGTACACCGGCGCAGGCATCCCGACGCTGCAGTACGGGCCCGGAGATGTCCGCTACGCCCACGCTGTCGATGAGCACGTCGCGCTGGCCGAGGTCCTCCACTGCGCCCGTGCTTATGCGCTACTAGCTGTCCGCCGCTGCGCCTGA
- a CDS encoding response regulator transcription factor has product MERRVALLVAEGHTNRSAADELVLSASTVGTHLRAAFGKLGVNSRVQLTRLVLERFASPPNA; this is encoded by the coding sequence ATGGAGCGCCGGGTGGCCCTGCTGGTGGCAGAGGGCCACACGAACCGGTCTGCGGCCGATGAGCTGGTGCTGTCGGCCAGCACGGTCGGCACTCATCTACGGGCGGCCTTCGGCAAGCTCGGGGTCAATTCGCGGGTCCAGCTCACCCGCCTGGTGCTCGAGCGGTTCGCGTCTCCCCCAAACGCATGA
- a CDS encoding alpha/beta hydrolase, with amino-acid sequence MIRRILAVAASAALLVTGATTVTTAVAHPKDPKPTIVLVHGAFADGASWAGVTERLQRDGYKVVVPAVPLRSIAGDTSYLTGVLAGIPGPKVLVGHSYGGALITQLAGTAEVKSPVYVAAFIPQAGETIGALNAKYPGSEIGPGTTNTITYAGGADLVMKAESFRAVFAADLPAREAAVLGASQRPVAAAVFGEPVAKSAPASLPKYALIPSGDKAIPPAGELFMAERAGAHIVKVKGASHLVMLSESGTVTKLIEKAAH; translated from the coding sequence ATGATTCGCCGCATCCTCGCAGTAGCGGCCAGCGCCGCCCTGCTCGTCACCGGCGCGACCACGGTCACCACTGCCGTCGCCCACCCGAAGGACCCGAAGCCGACCATCGTCCTGGTCCACGGCGCGTTCGCCGACGGCGCCAGCTGGGCCGGTGTCACCGAGCGCCTGCAGCGTGACGGCTACAAGGTCGTCGTACCGGCTGTGCCGCTCCGCAGCATCGCCGGCGACACCAGCTACCTGACCGGCGTACTGGCCGGCATCCCCGGCCCGAAGGTGCTCGTCGGCCACTCGTACGGCGGAGCGCTGATCACCCAGCTCGCCGGGACGGCCGAAGTGAAGTCGCCCGTCTACGTCGCGGCGTTCATCCCGCAAGCCGGCGAAACGATCGGCGCGCTCAACGCGAAGTACCCGGGCAGCGAGATCGGTCCCGGCACGACCAACACCATCACGTACGCCGGTGGCGCCGACCTGGTGATGAAGGCGGAGTCGTTCCGGGCTGTGTTCGCCGCGGATCTCCCGGCCCGCGAAGCCGCCGTACTGGGCGCCTCGCAGCGACCCGTCGCCGCCGCTGTGTTCGGTGAGCCGGTCGCCAAGTCGGCGCCGGCCAGCCTCCCGAAGTACGCGCTGATCCCGTCCGGCGACAAGGCGATCCCGCCGGCCGGCGAGCTGTTCATGGCCGAGCGCGCCGGAGCCCACATCGTCAAGGTGAAGGGCGCCTCGCACCTGGTGATGCTCTCCGAATCGGGCACCGTCACCAAGCTGATCGAGAAGGCCGCGCACTAA
- the aspS gene encoding aspartate--tRNA(Asn) ligase: MRILNHEIPSAVGQTVTVAGWVHRRRRLAAVGFLILRDRSGLSQIVVKGPEAQAQLDELGEETVVQVTGLVAANPQAPGGAEIVDPTITPLTEPAQTPPIELWRPTVGAGLPVVLDNAPVALRHPAIRAGWEIAAAALHGFRSTLDGLEFTEIQTPKIVGTATESGANVFALDYFGGPAYLAQSPQFYKQTMVGVFERVYEVGPVFRAEPHDTVRHLAEYVSLDAEFGFIENHRDVLAVLREVLAGMLATVGTRAASALERLGVELPEIPAEVPVLHFSEALKLAGADPDEPDLSPADERAIGEWALKEHGSAFVAVEGYPMVKRPFYTHSQPSDPRWSNSFDLLFRGVELVTGGQRLHRYSDYAAALEARGQSAEDPAYESYLQAFKHGMPPHGGFAIGLERFVARLTGAENVREVTLFPRDLHRLTP; the protein is encoded by the coding sequence ATGCGCATTCTCAACCACGAGATCCCCTCAGCAGTAGGCCAGACCGTCACGGTGGCCGGCTGGGTGCACCGAAGACGACGGCTCGCAGCCGTCGGGTTCCTGATCCTGCGCGACAGATCGGGCCTCAGCCAGATCGTCGTCAAGGGCCCGGAAGCCCAAGCCCAGCTGGACGAACTGGGCGAAGAAACCGTCGTCCAGGTGACCGGCCTGGTGGCTGCCAATCCGCAGGCACCCGGCGGCGCCGAGATCGTCGACCCGACCATCACACCGCTGACCGAGCCGGCTCAGACGCCGCCGATCGAGCTGTGGCGACCCACTGTCGGCGCGGGGCTTCCTGTCGTCCTGGACAACGCGCCGGTCGCCCTGCGGCATCCGGCGATCCGGGCCGGCTGGGAGATCGCGGCGGCGGCGTTGCACGGGTTCAGGAGCACGCTCGACGGGCTGGAGTTCACCGAGATCCAGACGCCGAAGATCGTCGGTACGGCGACCGAGTCCGGCGCGAACGTCTTCGCGCTCGACTACTTCGGCGGCCCGGCGTACCTGGCCCAGTCGCCGCAGTTCTACAAGCAGACGATGGTCGGCGTGTTCGAACGCGTCTACGAGGTCGGCCCGGTGTTCCGTGCCGAACCGCACGACACGGTCCGGCACCTGGCCGAGTACGTCTCGCTCGACGCCGAGTTCGGCTTCATCGAGAACCATCGCGACGTCCTCGCCGTACTGCGGGAGGTTCTCGCCGGGATGCTCGCCACGGTCGGGACCAGAGCCGCCTCCGCGCTGGAACGGCTCGGCGTCGAACTGCCCGAGATTCCGGCCGAAGTACCGGTGCTGCACTTCAGCGAAGCGCTCAAGCTGGCCGGGGCCGACCCGGACGAGCCGGACCTGTCGCCGGCCGACGAGCGGGCGATCGGCGAGTGGGCGTTGAAGGAACACGGCAGCGCGTTCGTCGCGGTCGAGGGCTATCCGATGGTCAAGCGGCCGTTCTACACCCACTCGCAGCCGTCTGACCCACGCTGGTCCAACTCGTTCGACCTGCTGTTCCGTGGGGTCGAACTGGTCACCGGCGGTCAGCGCCTGCACCGCTACAGCGACTACGCGGCAGCGCTCGAAGCACGCGGCCAATCGGCCGAAGACCCGGCGTACGAGTCGTATCTGCAGGCGTTCAAGCACGGCATGCCACCGCACGGCGGCTTCGCCATCGGCCTCGAACGCTTCGTGGCCCGCCTCACCGGCGCCGAGAACGTCCGCGAGGTCACCTTGTTCCCGCGCGACCTCCACCGCCTCACGCCTTAA
- a CDS encoding DoxX family protein, whose amino-acid sequence MTVVRALARPLLSTIFIVQGAKAVRSPEPFVTRAQPVTDRVVPLIKKVTPAQVGDRLPDSTANLVRLNGAAQMLGGVALASGKGRRLGAVLLAASLVPTTLAGHSFWNETDKDAKANQKIQFMKNLGMMGGLLLAAVDTEGKPGVAWRASHGAKAVKRETRRAGKLAKRETKQLTRTARREAKLAAHAARAELPFG is encoded by the coding sequence ATGACTGTCGTGCGTGCACTGGCCAGGCCGTTACTGTCGACCATTTTCATCGTGCAGGGCGCGAAAGCGGTCCGCTCACCGGAACCGTTCGTGACGAGGGCCCAGCCGGTGACCGACCGGGTGGTGCCACTGATCAAGAAGGTGACACCTGCTCAGGTTGGCGACCGGCTGCCGGACAGCACGGCGAACCTGGTCAGGCTGAACGGCGCCGCCCAGATGCTGGGCGGAGTCGCGCTGGCCAGCGGTAAGGGCCGCCGGCTCGGCGCGGTGCTGCTGGCTGCCTCGCTGGTGCCGACCACGCTCGCCGGGCACAGTTTCTGGAACGAGACCGACAAGGACGCCAAGGCGAACCAGAAGATCCAGTTCATGAAGAACCTGGGCATGATGGGCGGCCTGCTGCTGGCCGCGGTCGACACCGAGGGCAAGCCGGGCGTCGCCTGGCGGGCCAGCCATGGCGCGAAGGCGGTCAAGCGGGAGACGCGACGCGCGGGCAAGCTCGCCAAGCGCGAGACGAAGCAGCTCACCCGGACGGCTCGCCGCGAAGCCAAGCTGGCCGCCCACGCGGCGAGAGCGGAACTCCCCTTCGGCTGA
- a CDS encoding sigma-70 family RNA polymerase sigma factor, translating to MEAPEAPSDAELIARVRAGDLEAYGELFGRHHHAAVRMARQLVPANDADDLASDAFAKVLDALRGGGGPDLSFRAYLLTTVRRVHVDRIRAGRKVQSTDDIAAYERDPETFEDPTVTGFESGAAAKAFASLPERWQAVLWHTEVEGEKPAAIAPLLGLTANGVSALAYRAREGLRQAYLQQHLADVAGDRCRWTTERLGAYVRGGLTKRENHNVREHLDDCAQCTAVYLELVEINSALPALLAPALLGTAGIGYLAAAGTGAKIGLAGFFVTGWRKVTENSTRTAATGGAVVVVAVVAVIAAMALTGKDTPPAAISKPPVSQPTQQPPVNPPTVKPPTVKPPTVEPPTVRPTQPEPTQPEPTEPGTTPPPATPKPTPPEPTTPIFDEGLLTISAPPSGGGVPSSYGPAARAEAVEDAAAGSQWLITIKVPAKNAKPVTIAVNFGKALRWPISAHAGWSCTKAADGKSGACTATNPSAPQPLPISFANPTGGSATDRTFTISAKSGRLYDDDSETLVAPPRTDENLLKVSAGKADPDTHFRILTVAPGADRDKVTLKISYGASLSWPLSASPAGWKCSQANKTCAALNPAKPAPLPAAFTVPQDSSTTARTYTVSATGRPGLRHRFGNAGPDPAGRVAAPDRHTGSAAGPEPVRLQPVPADSGHHRPGHAGDLLGPQPQLPVERGPRLDLLALDRHPPRDLLDRPLQQAVQLRMGCLAGHRRREPVHRDGIGGRSLRHRPSADPARVEPPLTLLPWRPAPRNLGFVRGDGDK from the coding sequence ATGGAAGCGCCGGAAGCGCCCAGTGACGCGGAGCTGATCGCCCGCGTGCGCGCCGGTGATCTCGAGGCGTACGGCGAGCTGTTCGGCCGGCATCACCATGCCGCTGTCCGGATGGCGCGCCAGTTGGTCCCGGCCAACGACGCGGACGACCTGGCCAGCGACGCCTTCGCCAAGGTGCTGGACGCGCTCCGCGGCGGTGGTGGCCCCGACCTCTCCTTCCGGGCGTACCTGCTGACCACGGTCCGCCGGGTGCACGTCGACCGGATCAGGGCCGGCCGCAAGGTCCAGAGCACCGACGACATCGCGGCGTACGAGCGGGATCCGGAGACCTTCGAGGATCCGACCGTCACCGGGTTCGAGTCAGGCGCGGCCGCGAAGGCCTTCGCATCGCTGCCCGAGCGGTGGCAGGCCGTGCTCTGGCACACCGAGGTGGAGGGCGAGAAGCCCGCTGCCATCGCTCCCCTGCTCGGCCTGACCGCGAACGGCGTCTCCGCGCTCGCCTATCGAGCCCGCGAAGGACTTCGGCAGGCCTACCTGCAGCAGCACCTGGCCGACGTGGCCGGCGACCGGTGCCGCTGGACCACGGAGCGGCTCGGCGCGTATGTCCGCGGCGGCCTGACCAAGCGGGAGAACCACAACGTCCGCGAGCACCTGGACGACTGCGCCCAGTGCACCGCGGTCTATCTGGAGCTCGTCGAGATCAACAGCGCGCTACCCGCACTGCTCGCCCCGGCCCTGCTCGGCACCGCCGGCATCGGCTACCTCGCAGCGGCAGGCACGGGCGCCAAGATCGGCCTGGCCGGCTTCTTCGTCACCGGCTGGCGGAAGGTCACCGAGAACAGCACCCGTACGGCGGCGACCGGCGGCGCCGTCGTCGTGGTCGCAGTGGTCGCCGTCATCGCGGCGATGGCACTCACCGGCAAGGACACCCCACCGGCCGCGATCAGCAAGCCGCCGGTGTCCCAGCCGACCCAGCAACCGCCGGTCAACCCGCCGACCGTGAAACCACCGACGGTGAAGCCCCCCACGGTCGAACCGCCGACGGTCCGGCCGACCCAGCCGGAGCCGACCCAGCCCGAGCCGACCGAGCCCGGCACGACGCCTCCACCGGCGACTCCCAAACCCACTCCACCGGAGCCGACGACGCCGATCTTCGACGAAGGGCTGCTGACCATCAGCGCGCCGCCGTCCGGCGGCGGCGTCCCGAGCAGCTACGGGCCGGCGGCGCGCGCCGAAGCGGTGGAGGATGCGGCAGCGGGCAGCCAGTGGCTGATCACCATCAAGGTCCCGGCGAAGAACGCCAAGCCGGTGACCATCGCGGTCAACTTCGGCAAGGCGCTGCGGTGGCCGATCAGCGCCCATGCCGGCTGGAGCTGCACCAAGGCCGCGGACGGCAAGAGCGGCGCCTGCACCGCCACGAACCCGAGCGCCCCGCAACCGCTGCCGATCAGCTTCGCCAACCCGACCGGCGGATCGGCCACGGATCGCACCTTCACCATCTCGGCCAAGTCCGGCCGGCTCTACGACGACGACTCCGAGACGCTGGTGGCGCCGCCGCGCACGGACGAGAACCTCCTGAAGGTCAGCGCCGGCAAGGCGGACCCGGACACCCACTTCCGGATCCTGACCGTTGCCCCCGGCGCCGATCGCGACAAGGTCACCCTGAAGATCTCGTACGGCGCGTCGCTGTCCTGGCCGCTCTCGGCGAGCCCGGCCGGGTGGAAGTGCAGCCAGGCCAACAAGACCTGTGCCGCGCTCAACCCGGCCAAGCCTGCTCCGCTGCCCGCGGCCTTCACCGTGCCCCAGGACAGTTCGACGACGGCCCGGACGTACACGGTGAGCGCGACGGGCCGGCCTGGTCTCCGACACCGATTCGGAAACGCTGGCCCCGATCCAGCTGGACGAGTCGCTGCTCCGGATCGTCACACCGGATCCGCGGCAGGACCCGAACCCGTTCGTCTACAACCGGTTCCTGCAGATTCAGGGCACCACCGGCCGGGTCACGCTGGAGATCTCCTGGGGCCGCAACCTCAGCTTCCTGTCGAACGTGGACCGCGGCTGGATCTGCTCGCGCTCGACCGACATCCGCCGCGCGACCTGCTGGACCGACCACTACAGCAGGCCGTTCAACTCCGAATGGGCTGCCTGGCCGGGCACCGGCGTCGCGAACCAGTTCACCGTGACGGCATCGGCGGGCGGTCGCTACGACACCGACCAAGCGCCGATCCCGCCCGCGTCGAGCCGCCGCTAACTCTTTTGCCCTGGCGGCCCGCTCCCCGTAACCTGGGGTTTGTTCGTGGTGACGGAGACAAGTAA
- a CDS encoding alpha/beta fold hydrolase, giving the protein MSENTPTVVLVHGAFADASSWNGVITELKSRGIPALALANELRGPGLDGSRIAAQVREIDGPVVLVGHSYGGAVITTAANQADNVTGLVFVAAFSPDEGESLQDLLGSFPANDFASGLVPHLLPTGDGGEEPWLSIAVDAYPKLFAADVAGNELGARTQRPIAAAAFEEKAGPASWKRLPSFTLVATGDQAIHPDGQRKMAARSNSTTIEVDGSHAVAVSQPKAVAAFIATAVETGANS; this is encoded by the coding sequence ATGAGCGAGAACACCCCCACCGTCGTCCTGGTACACGGCGCGTTCGCCGACGCGTCCAGCTGGAACGGCGTGATCACCGAACTGAAGAGCCGCGGCATCCCGGCCCTCGCCCTGGCCAACGAGCTGCGCGGCCCGGGCCTCGACGGCAGCCGGATCGCCGCCCAGGTCCGCGAGATCGACGGCCCGGTCGTACTGGTCGGCCACTCCTACGGCGGCGCGGTGATCACCACCGCCGCGAACCAGGCCGACAACGTCACCGGACTGGTCTTCGTCGCCGCCTTCTCACCGGACGAGGGCGAGAGCCTGCAGGACCTGCTCGGCTCCTTCCCCGCCAACGACTTCGCCTCCGGCCTGGTGCCGCACCTGCTGCCGACCGGTGACGGTGGCGAGGAGCCGTGGCTGAGCATCGCCGTCGACGCCTACCCGAAGCTGTTCGCGGCCGATGTCGCCGGTAACGAGCTCGGCGCCCGGACCCAGCGCCCGATCGCCGCCGCGGCGTTCGAGGAGAAGGCCGGCCCGGCCAGCTGGAAGCGGCTGCCGTCCTTCACCCTGGTCGCCACCGGCGACCAGGCCATCCACCCCGACGGCCAGCGCAAGATGGCCGCCCGCAGCAACTCCACCACGATCGAGGTCGACGGCTCGCACGCGGTCGCCGTCTCCCAGCCGAAGGCCGTCGCGGCCTTCATCGCCACTGCAGTAGAGACCGGAGCCAACTCATGA
- a CDS encoding BREX system ATP-binding domain-containing protein produces MDPLRGRSAELGRLLDALRAAQDGKASLAVVTGEPGIGKSALLRAAVEQAERQGFLVATAAAHQTDDISPLASLAPALRVGPEPLVSTEHFLELAALNGQPLWLAERLADLIGRRLDGEVALIVLDDAQWSDPLTNFVLRVVVARLSECKVLWLLATRPAPGGVTDQLIDAVREQVPVNSIQLAPLSTEAVLELAADRPNAAVDPSLSVRLGGVQGIPFLAEQLIAGLYLTDAGLPDGLVEGVRRRTASTSELCRELLRTAAVFGSEFRLEDVAELMKEAIAKLAGALDEAIQAGLLLDSGATLTFRHELLRSAVLADVPPSAQRALHRAIANLLLATGRGPAAAAPHLLATAAPGDEDATGTLRKAAQELLATMSTTAIKVIQETFELTPVDHPLRSEVGEDVVQVLLAGGRYDDAKAFADDLLSGTVLFRGPVTPDLTASIRLRLAPQQWASGQLDPAALAIEGAAPHLAERLTAYWVLAGVEDPFETEDPVARAVQLLAAGLKAQVEGRYEVARDRYAQVRATKTAEIGSPPYFRIELAELFCRAQLDDLDGALKRLDELQAAAAGKGRGALRPGRAGTRRPLDRCSHAGARTGLVLRTRGDHTRRQGPGRLAGGRSTPKAVGRSTASS; encoded by the coding sequence ATGGACCCGCTGCGTGGGCGCTCGGCTGAGCTAGGGCGCCTGCTGGACGCGTTGCGGGCAGCCCAGGACGGCAAGGCGTCGCTTGCGGTGGTCACTGGCGAGCCAGGCATCGGCAAGTCGGCGTTACTCCGAGCAGCAGTCGAGCAGGCCGAGCGGCAGGGCTTCCTGGTCGCTACTGCGGCCGCACACCAGACAGACGACATCAGCCCACTCGCATCGCTCGCGCCCGCTCTCCGCGTAGGTCCGGAACCGCTGGTCAGCACCGAGCACTTCCTGGAGCTTGCTGCTCTCAATGGCCAACCGCTGTGGCTGGCCGAGCGGCTGGCAGACCTCATCGGCCGTCGCCTCGACGGTGAAGTCGCACTGATCGTTCTGGACGACGCCCAGTGGTCAGACCCCCTCACCAACTTCGTACTACGGGTCGTCGTCGCCCGGCTGTCCGAGTGCAAGGTCCTGTGGCTGCTGGCCACCAGACCCGCACCGGGCGGGGTCACCGACCAGCTGATCGACGCCGTGCGCGAGCAGGTCCCGGTGAACTCCATCCAGCTCGCCCCGCTCAGCACCGAGGCCGTGCTGGAGTTGGCGGCCGACCGGCCGAATGCTGCGGTCGATCCGAGCCTGTCCGTTCGGCTCGGCGGAGTACAGGGCATTCCGTTCCTGGCCGAGCAGCTCATTGCCGGTCTCTATCTCACCGACGCGGGCCTCCCCGACGGCCTGGTCGAAGGCGTCCGGCGCAGGACAGCCAGTACTTCGGAGTTGTGCCGCGAGCTGCTGCGTACGGCAGCCGTCTTCGGCAGTGAGTTCCGGCTGGAGGACGTCGCCGAGCTGATGAAGGAGGCGATCGCCAAGCTGGCCGGCGCTCTCGACGAGGCGATCCAGGCCGGCCTGCTCCTCGACAGCGGTGCCACGCTCACCTTCCGGCACGAGCTGCTGCGGTCCGCAGTACTGGCTGATGTGCCGCCTTCTGCTCAGCGGGCTCTGCACCGGGCGATCGCGAACCTACTGCTCGCCACCGGTCGAGGCCCTGCCGCAGCAGCACCACATCTGCTGGCCACGGCGGCGCCGGGTGATGAAGACGCGACCGGCACGCTGCGAAAGGCCGCGCAGGAGCTACTGGCCACCATGTCGACCACCGCCATCAAGGTGATCCAGGAGACCTTCGAACTCACCCCGGTCGACCACCCGCTGCGTAGCGAGGTCGGTGAGGACGTCGTCCAGGTGCTGCTGGCCGGCGGCCGGTACGACGATGCCAAGGCCTTCGCCGACGACCTGCTGAGCGGGACCGTCCTCTTCCGCGGCCCGGTGACACCGGATCTCACGGCGTCGATCCGACTCCGGCTGGCACCGCAGCAGTGGGCCAGCGGCCAGCTGGACCCGGCTGCGCTCGCCATCGAAGGCGCAGCACCACACCTGGCCGAGCGCCTCACGGCGTACTGGGTCCTGGCCGGGGTCGAGGATCCCTTCGAGACTGAGGACCCGGTAGCTCGCGCAGTACAGCTTCTGGCCGCGGGTCTCAAGGCGCAGGTCGAAGGCCGGTACGAGGTCGCACGGGATCGCTACGCCCAGGTTCGGGCGACGAAGACGGCTGAGATCGGCAGCCCGCCGTACTTCCGCATCGAACTGGCCGAGCTGTTCTGCCGGGCCCAGCTCGACGATCTCGACGGCGCGCTCAAACGCCTGGACGAACTGCAGGCCGCTGCTGCTGGCAAGGGCCGAGGAGCTCTACGGCCGGGCCGAGCTGGAACACGGCGACCGCTCGATCGGTGTAGCCACGCTGGAGCGCGCACTGGACTCGTACTCCGAACACGGGGCGACCACACCCGCCGGCAGGGTCCAGGCCGTCTTGCAGGCGGCCGGAGTACGCCGAAGGCGGTGGGCCGCAGTACAGCATCGTCCTGA